The following proteins come from a genomic window of Pichia kudriavzevii chromosome 1, complete sequence:
- a CDS encoding uncharacterized protein (PKUD0A13020; similar to Saccharomyces cerevisiae YJL031C (BET4); ancestral locus Anc_5.243) gives MSFVPGYSQNNSFAGMHGSEKYNKLSAEEASRKMHLEESKIKKYKKLCDIVLEGNRRRIYNEKYYNLVTELLDWNFELYTVWNYRKVLILKFLFKGLKENDLKEKHQIFTEELHFVLDKLRKSPKSYWIWNHRIWCLKLDKLSDWNIEIGLTNKFLQADQRNFHVWAYRRFIIDSMKKDDRVEQSSEAIDFDEFKFTTKMINKDISNYSAWHNRSKLVIKLFTNSPSLEHISTDEDPKMLEYLRFFNGSNQFLFLKKELDLIKTAIYTDPDDSSVWFYMKWLFSDYFLTNIDMQDMINLIKDTVNAVKELNEFELDDNEAENKWCLIFVAYLYKRLHSISKNEVDLEEFESILQRLEKLDPMRRSRYKEFHM, from the exons ATGTCGTTTGTTCCAGGATATAGCCAAAATAATTCGTTTGCCGGAATG CACGGAAGcgaaaaatataataaacTATCGGCTGAAGAGGCCAGCAGAAAAATGCACTTAGAAGAGtccaaaataaagaaatataAGAAGTTATGCGATATTGTCTTAGAAGGtaacagaagaagaatttaTAACGAAAAATATTACAACTTAGTTACAGAATTGCTTGACTGGAATTTCGAGTTGTACACAGTTTGGAACTATCGAAAAGTATTGATTCTAAAATTTCTGTTCAAGGgattgaaagaaaatgatttaaaggaaaaacaccaaatcTTCACTGAAGAGCtccattttgttttggatAAATTAAGGAAATCTCCCAAATCATATTGGATTTGGAATCACAGAATTTGGTGTTTGAAACTTGATAAGCTGAGCGACTGGAACATCGAGATAGGACTGACAAACAAGTTTCTACAAGCAGATCAGAGGAATTTTCATGTCTGGGCATACAGAAGGTTTATAATTGATTCGATGAAGAAAGATGACAGGGTTGAACAGAGTAGCGAAGcgattgattttgatgaattcaagTTCACCACAAAAATGATCAATAAAGATATTTCAAATTACTCTGCTTGGCACAATAGAAGTAAGCTTGTGATTAAGCTATTTACAAATTCTCCAAGTTTAGAACATATTAGCACAGACGAAGATCCTAAAATGTTGGAATACTtgagatttttcaatggcAGTAATCAATTCTTGTTCTTAAAAAAAGAGTTGGACTTGATAAAAACCGCTATATATACAGACCCCGACGATTCATCAGTTTGGTTTTATATGAAGTGGTTATTCAGTGATTATTTTCTCACAAATATTGATATGCAAGACATGATTAATTTAATAAAAGATACTGTGAATGCAGTGAAGGAGTTGAATGAGTTTGAGCTTGATGACAATGAAGCCGAAAATAAGTGGTGTCTAATTTTTGTTGCTTATTTGTATAAAAGGCTCCATTCGATCAGTAAAAACGAAGTAGACTTGGAGGAATTTGAAAGTATTTTACAAAGATTAGAAAAGCTTGACCCAATGAGAAGAAGCAGATATAAGGAGTTCCATATGTGA
- a CDS encoding uncharacterized protein (PKUD0A13040; similar to Saccharomyces cerevisiae YEL023C; ancestral locus Anc_1.460), whose amino-acid sequence MRLFDSVASVGIFVDRRFLCTSSTSNARHVRHAVSIHEREKIKIQTEFV is encoded by the coding sequence ATGAGATTGTTTGATTCTGTCGCTTCGGTGGGTATTTTTGTCGATCGAAGGTTCCTATGCACTTCAAGCACCTCAAATGCAAGGCATGTTAGACATGCAGTGAGTATTCACGAGAGAGAGAAGatcaaaattcaaacagAGTTTGTTTGA
- a CDS encoding uncharacterized protein (PKUD0A13030; similar to Saccharomyces cerevisiae YJL030W (MAD2); ancestral locus Anc_5.244), whose amino-acid sequence MTTAAGSLQIKGSSRVISDYFEICIHNILFQRHIYPKEEFKVIRKFGLNLVFSKNEEVIKYISQVISQLHRWIFTGKISWLTLLIVSKESEKISEKWMFNIDIIDRGNEQRESSKPIADIQQEIQVIIRQISSSVAILPEFEEPQTFKILVHTVGDLKPPKDWDDAKPFEEIDSRNGEIENVKFNEFQTNNHNISTYVTYQHRNQ is encoded by the coding sequence ATGACTACAGCTGCGGGATCATTGCAAATCAAGGGATCGAGTAGAGTAATCTCcgattattttgaaatttgtATCCATAACATCCTCTTCCAAAGACATATTTATCCAAAGGAAGAATTTAAAGTTATTAGAAAATTTGGTCTAAATCTGGTATTCTCCAAGAACGAAGAGGTAATTAAATATATCAGTCAGGTTATTTCACAGTTACACAGGTGGATATTTACTGGGAAGATAAGCTGGTTAACTTTACTGATTGTATCTAAAGAAAGCGAAAAAATTAGTGAAAAATGGATGTTTAATATTGATATAATAGATCGAGGGAATGAACAGAGAGAATCTAGCAAACCTATAGCAGATATTCAGCAAGAGATTCAGGTGATAATAAGACAGATCAGCTCATCTGTCGCCATTCTACCTGAGTTTGAAGAGCCTCAaactttcaagattttAGTTCATACGGTAGGTGATCTTAAGCCTCCAAAAGATTGGGATGATGCAAAACcgtttgaagaaatcgatTCCCGGAATGgggaaattgaaaatgtgaAGTTCAATGAGtttcaaacaaataatCATAACATCTCTACGTATGTTACTTATCAGCATAGGAATCAATAA